In Streptococcus gallolyticus subsp. gallolyticus DSM 16831, the sequence AGTTGTTCCTATCGACCATTTAGAGACGCTTAATTTACTTGGTTTTGTTTTCCAAGATTTTCAGCTTTTCCCTCATTTATCTGTTTTAGATAATTTGACCTTATCACCTGTAAAAACAATGGGCATGACAAAAGAAGCAGCTAAAGAAAAAGCGGTTACCTTGCTTCAACGCCTTGGTCTTGGTGAACACGCTGACGCTTATCCGTATTCGTTGTCAGGTGGTCAAAAACAACGTGTGGCTCTGGCGCGTGCCATGATGATTGACCCACAAATTATTGGTTATGATGAGCCAACATCAGCACTTGACCCAGAATTGCGTCAAGAAGTTGAAAAGTTGATTTTACAAAATCGCGAAGCTGGCATGACTCAAATCGTTGTTACCCACGATTTACAGTTTGCAGAAAGCATTTCAGATCATATTTTAAAAATTAATCCAAAATAAAGAAAGTCTTACTAGGTGAGTTTATGAAATTCAAAAAAGTTCTTGTGGGCGCTTTGGCGCTTGTATCAACACTAACTTTGGCAGCTTGTAGTTCTTCATCATCTAAAAAAGCTACTAGCACTGACCAATGGGACACTTATGTTAAAAACGGTGAAATTACTATCGGTTTTGATAATACATTCGTTCCCATGGGGTACGAGGATGAGGACGGAAGCAATGTCGGTTTTGATATTGATTTGGCAAATGCCGTCTTTAAAGAATATGGTATTACCGTCAAATGGCAATCAATTAACTGGGATATGAAAGAAACCGAGTTGAATAACGGAACCATTGATTTAATTTGGAACGGTTATTCAATCACAGATGAGCGTGCAGAAAAAGTCCTTTTCACAAACCCATACATGGTTAACGAGCAAGTCTTGGTAACTAAAAAATCATCAGGTATTACAAGCTTTGCTGACATGAAAGATAAAGTGCTTGGTGCACAGTCAGGGTCATCTGGTTACGATGCGTTCACATCAAATCCAGAAGTGTTGAAGGACATTGTTTCTGGTGGCGATGCGACACAATACGAAACCTTCACACAAGCACTTATCGATTTGAAAAATGACCGTATTGACGGTTTGTTGATTGATAAAGTTTATGCTAATTACTACCTTGAACAAGAAGGTGAACTTGATAACTACAATATCATTTCAAGTGAATTTGACGGTGAAGACTTTGCCGTTGGTGCTCGTAAAGCCGATAAAACACTTGTTAAGAAAATCAATCAAGCTTTTAAGAAATTGTATCAAGATGGTACATTCCAAGAAATTTCAAACAAATGGTTTGGTGAAGATGTCGCAACAGACGACGTTAAAAACTAAACGAAAATAGTAAAACTCTGAGGTTAGCCTCAGAGTTTTTGTTTATTATGATTTTGATAGATTTCTTGTTTAGTCAAAAGACTAGAAGAGCATATTTAGTCTTTTGCTTCAATATTAGAGTTATCGCTAATTGGGGTAATCTGGTGAAAAATAAGGTGCCATTCTTCTTTACGACGCCAAATGCTAGTGTGTGATTTATGACCAAGCGTATAAGTGATGAGTTTTGTTTTTTGGCTTATTGATGTCATTTGAAAATCATCAAAATTGCTCATGCAATGTTTTTTACGGGAAATCATTTCCTCTTTTGAATAAGTTTTTCCGTCATCATCAATAAGTGTAAAATTATCAGCTAGCAGGTCTTCGTAGTCTGGAATTTTAGAAAGAATGATTTTTTCGTCTTTATAAAGTTTTTTATAAACATTTTCCCAAATTTCATCTTCGGGAATAGCAGCAGGTTCAACGTGAACGTCGGTATCATACACCGAAAATTTCTGACTGAGCAATGTTTCAATCTGTTCGGTAATTTCATGACTTTCATAAACAGAAAGATCTGGATTCATTTCGACGACAATATCAAGGTAAATATTGCTTCCATATGAACGCCCACGTTGAGATTTAACAGCAGTTACTTTAGGAATTTTTAAAATGGCTTCCTTGTATTTTTTAAGCTCTTTTTCATCAAATCCGTCTGATAAGCTAAAGGCGCTTTCCATAAAGATGTCATAAGCTGTTTTCAAGATAAAATAGGTAATGACAATAGCAGCAAGTCTATCAATGATAACAAGATTGAAAGAAGCAGCAACAATAGCAACAGACGTACCAATAGAAGTGACCGCATCAGAAAGATTATCCTTTGCAGCAGCAACCAGAGCACTCGATTTCACTTTTTGCGATAGGCGTTTATTGTGAACATAAACACCGTACATAATAATGGCTGAAATGACACCGACGATAGCCCCCTCTGGGTCAATGGCTGTGCGGCTTCCAGAAATGATTTTCTGAATTGTTTGAGACAGCACTTGGAAACCAACGATAAACATGATAAAGGATGTAATCAAACTCGCTAAATCTTCAATTTTCCAATGCCCAAAACGATGTTCGGCATCCGCTGGCTTACTGGCTAAATGAAGCCCGATTAGCAGAGCGACATTTCCCAAAATATCAGACAAGTTGTTAAAACCATCGGCAATAAGCGATGATGAATTAAGCGTGTAACCTGCAATTAGCTTGGCGGCAGAAATCGTAAGATAGGCAATGATGCTTACTATTGGACCACGTTTAGCTAACCGAAGATTCTCAGCTGGTGTTGGCATAAGCAATAACTCCTTTGAAAACGATAGTTATATCATAAAATCAATAATCGTTAAAATAAATATTACTCTCTATTATACCATTAGTTTAAGCTTGTCACAAAGAAAATATGATAAAATCAACTATTTAGCGACGATAGCAAATTAAAAATCTGGAATGAATTCCAGATTTTTAATCAATGATTATCAAAATAATGTTTTGTTTCTTTAATAATAATTGGTGAAAGTGCTAGTAAGGCAATCAAATTCGGAATTGCCATAAGCCCATTAACAATATCAGCGATAACCCAAATTGTTTCTAGGCTGATGTAGCCACCCAAAGCAACCATAGCAATAAAGACAATACGATAAACCGGGATAGCTTTGACACCAAATAAGAACTCAAAACAACGTTCCCCATAGTAGCACCAACCAAGAATCGTTGTGAAGGCAAATAAAATCAAGCTAATAGTTAAGGCATAAACACCGAAGTTTCCAAAGACAGATGAAAATGCTGATTGCGTGAGCGTTGCCCCATTCAAATTACTTGACCAGCCACCAGTAACGATAATAGAAAGACCTGTTAAAGTACAAATAATAATGGTATCAATAAATGTTCCTGTCATAGAGACAAGCCCTTGTTCAACAGGTTCTTCCGTTTTAGCAGCAGCAGCGGCGATAGGTGCAGAACCAAGTCCAGATTCATTAGAGAAGATACCACGTGCAATCCCTGCTTGAATAGCTGTGACAACTGTTGCACCAGCAAAACCACCCGTAGCAGCTTTTCCAGTAAATGCTGAACGTATAACTAATCCTAAACCTGGAATAATATGCTCAAAATGGAAGGCTAGGATTGTAAGGGTTGCTAAGATGTAAATAATTGCCATGAAAGGAACAATTTTTTCAGCTACCTTAGAGATAGATTG encodes:
- a CDS encoding amino acid ABC transporter ATP-binding protein; this encodes MLELKNISKQFGQKKIFDHFNLTIEDGKILSLVGPSGGGKTTLLRMLAGLEKIDSGEIIYNGEVVPIDHLETLNLLGFVFQDFQLFPHLSVLDNLTLSPVKTMGMTKEAAKEKAVTLLQRLGLGEHADAYPYSLSGGQKQRVALARAMMIDPQIIGYDEPTSALDPELRQEVEKLILQNREAGMTQIVVTHDLQFAESISDHILKINPK
- a CDS encoding amino acid ABC transporter substrate-binding protein, with translation MKFKKVLVGALALVSTLTLAACSSSSSKKATSTDQWDTYVKNGEITIGFDNTFVPMGYEDEDGSNVGFDIDLANAVFKEYGITVKWQSINWDMKETELNNGTIDLIWNGYSITDERAEKVLFTNPYMVNEQVLVTKKSSGITSFADMKDKVLGAQSGSSGYDAFTSNPEVLKDIVSGGDATQYETFTQALIDLKNDRIDGLLIDKVYANYYLEQEGELDNYNIISSEFDGEDFAVGARKADKTLVKKINQAFKKLYQDGTFQEISNKWFGEDVATDDVKN
- a CDS encoding cation diffusion facilitator family transporter, translated to MPTPAENLRLAKRGPIVSIIAYLTISAAKLIAGYTLNSSSLIADGFNNLSDILGNVALLIGLHLASKPADAEHRFGHWKIEDLASLITSFIMFIVGFQVLSQTIQKIISGSRTAIDPEGAIVGVISAIIMYGVYVHNKRLSQKVKSSALVAAAKDNLSDAVTSIGTSVAIVAASFNLVIIDRLAAIVITYFILKTAYDIFMESAFSLSDGFDEKELKKYKEAILKIPKVTAVKSQRGRSYGSNIYLDIVVEMNPDLSVYESHEITEQIETLLSQKFSVYDTDVHVEPAAIPEDEIWENVYKKLYKDEKIILSKIPDYEDLLADNFTLIDDDGKTYSKEEMISRKKHCMSNFDDFQMTSISQKTKLITYTLGHKSHTSIWRRKEEWHLIFHQITPISDNSNIEAKD
- a CDS encoding alanine/glycine:cation symporter family protein; the encoded protein is MYDFLSSLDSLVWGPPLLVLLVGTGIYLSTRLGLLQIFRLPKALKLIFSAEAKGQGDISSFAALATALAATVGTGNIVGVATAIKLGGPGALFWMWMAAFFGMATKYAEGVLAIKYRTRDANGDIAGGPMHYIVNGMGKHWKPLAIAFSIFGVMVALFGSGTFTQVNSITDSLNNTVGWSPKVISLVLAVLVSIIIFGGIQSISKVAEKIVPFMAIIYILATLTILAFHFEHIIPGLGLVIRSAFTGKAATGGFAGATVVTAIQAGIARGIFSNESGLGSAPIAAAAAKTEEPVEQGLVSMTGTFIDTIIICTLTGLSIIVTGGWSSNLNGATLTQSAFSSVFGNFGVYALTISLILFAFTTILGWCYYGERCFEFLFGVKAIPVYRIVFIAMVALGGYISLETIWVIADIVNGLMAIPNLIALLALSPIIIKETKHYFDNH